A stretch of the Haloplanus aerogenes genome encodes the following:
- a CDS encoding FKBP-type peptidyl-prolyl cis-trans isomerase, whose translation MSDEQAESADEPVDADAADDPEAETETETETEEASGLQDDDFVRINYTVRTADDGTVVDTTYQEVAEEAEIDEEGHEFEPRIIVVGAGHVFEAVNEDLIGKEVGAENTVHIDAVDAFGEFDPDDVRTVSAEKIDEDDRYPGAHVNVDGQQGHVETIIGGRARVDFNHPLAGEDLEYEYEVVDVVDDPEERAQGLLGMYLDHAPEVWIQTDEVEEEVQVEVESEDEDEEPEYETETQTVEKETLYIEATPQMTMNQQWLFQKQQIAQQIMDRLDLDRVIVQETIDGTGSMMGGMGGMMGGMGGAGAGDVEEALEDVDVDADEIVDELEEDIEE comes from the coding sequence ATGAGTGACGAACAGGCCGAATCGGCCGACGAGCCGGTAGACGCCGACGCGGCCGATGACCCCGAGGCGGAGACAGAGACCGAGACCGAGACCGAGGAGGCATCCGGCCTGCAGGACGACGACTTCGTCCGCATCAACTACACCGTCCGCACCGCGGACGACGGGACGGTCGTCGACACGACCTATCAGGAGGTCGCCGAGGAGGCCGAAATCGACGAGGAGGGCCACGAGTTCGAGCCCCGAATCATCGTCGTCGGTGCCGGCCACGTCTTCGAGGCGGTCAACGAGGACCTGATCGGCAAGGAAGTCGGTGCCGAGAACACCGTCCACATCGACGCCGTCGACGCCTTCGGCGAGTTCGACCCCGACGACGTGCGCACCGTCAGCGCCGAGAAGATCGACGAGGACGACCGCTACCCCGGCGCCCACGTCAACGTCGACGGACAGCAGGGTCACGTCGAGACGATCATCGGCGGCCGCGCCCGCGTCGACTTCAACCACCCCCTCGCCGGCGAGGACCTCGAATACGAGTACGAGGTCGTCGACGTCGTCGACGACCCCGAGGAACGGGCGCAGGGCCTCCTTGGCATGTACCTCGACCACGCCCCCGAGGTGTGGATCCAGACCGACGAGGTCGAAGAGGAAGTGCAGGTCGAGGTCGAGTCCGAGGACGAGGACGAAGAGCCCGAGTACGAGACCGAGACCCAGACGGTCGAGAAGGAGACGCTGTACATCGAGGCCACGCCGCAGATGACGATGAACCAGCAGTGGCTCTTCCAGAAGCAGCAGATCGCCCAGCAGATCATGGACCGCCTCGACCTCGACCGTGTCATCGTCCAGGAGACCATCGACGGCACGGGCAGTATGATGGGCGGTATGGGCGGTATGATGGGCGGCATGGGCGGCGCCGGTGCCGGTGACGTCGAGGAAGCCCTCGAAGACGTCGACGTGGACGCCGACGAGATCGTCGACGAACTCGAAGAGGATATCGAAGAGTAG
- a CDS encoding hydantoinase/oxoprolinase family protein, protein METDARVGVDVGGTFTDVVVADESGLTMLKVPSTPDSPDRGVLDGLDAASEQGDVDPEAVAFFGHGTTVATNALLEREWAETALVTTEGFRDAVEIGRQTRPSLYDLRAEKPSPIVDRDRRYEVVERLDRRGEVVEPLDEEEARSIARTVADADVESVAVAFLFAFENDAHERRVRDLLHKEGVDGEISLSSEVLPEIREYERTLATTINAALKPVMNRYLGRLEEGVAEAGVPAALKVMQSNGGVASAQVTRERPVNTLLSGPAAGVRGAAHVAGETGFDDVLTMDMGGTSCDVSLVRDGDPVVTTEGQVGDYPVNVPMVDVHTIGAGGGSIAWVDEGGSLRVGPRSAGADPGPICYGRGGTDPTVTDAHLLLGRIDPASFFEGSADESTVREAVRESVADPLGLSVEEAAQGILDVANANMERALRVVSVERGHDPRDFSLVAYGGAGPLHAAELAAELDVPRVVVPRSAGVLSALGLLISDAVYEEGVSAVRPWTEVDPADLTERFEGMEAEGRERLETEGYPADRRRFERAVDLRYRGQSFDLRVPVPEGRLDADTLDTVADRFHQRHERRYGHASPDEPVELVTVRLRSRGVVDPPALSMAEGGTTDPTPRTTRPATFGGETGETPIYDRSALGPGAELDGPAVIEGVESTAVVPPEADAHVDDLGNVVIEP, encoded by the coding sequence ATGGAAACCGACGCACGAGTTGGGGTCGACGTCGGCGGCACGTTCACCGACGTGGTGGTCGCCGACGAATCCGGCCTGACGATGCTGAAGGTACCTTCGACGCCAGATTCTCCGGATCGGGGCGTCCTCGACGGCCTCGACGCCGCGAGCGAACAGGGGGACGTAGATCCCGAAGCCGTCGCCTTCTTCGGTCACGGAACCACCGTCGCGACCAACGCCCTGCTGGAACGCGAGTGGGCCGAGACGGCGCTCGTGACGACCGAGGGCTTTCGCGACGCCGTCGAAATCGGTCGCCAGACGCGCCCCAGCCTCTACGATCTTCGGGCGGAGAAACCCTCGCCCATCGTCGACCGGGACCGTCGTTACGAGGTGGTCGAACGCCTCGACCGGCGGGGTGAGGTGGTCGAACCGTTGGACGAGGAAGAGGCCCGGTCCATCGCCCGGACCGTCGCCGACGCGGACGTGGAGAGCGTCGCCGTCGCGTTCCTCTTTGCCTTCGAAAACGACGCCCACGAGCGCCGGGTACGCGACCTCCTGCACAAGGAGGGCGTCGACGGCGAAATCTCGCTGTCGAGCGAGGTGCTCCCCGAGATCAGGGAGTACGAGCGCACGCTGGCGACGACGATCAACGCCGCCCTCAAACCCGTGATGAACCGCTATCTCGGCCGTCTGGAGGAGGGCGTCGCCGAGGCGGGCGTCCCCGCCGCGCTGAAAGTGATGCAGTCGAACGGCGGCGTGGCGTCGGCACAGGTCACCCGCGAGCGCCCGGTGAACACCCTGCTGTCCGGACCGGCGGCGGGCGTCCGCGGCGCCGCCCACGTTGCCGGCGAAACCGGCTTCGACGACGTCCTCACCATGGACATGGGCGGCACCTCGTGTGACGTGTCGCTCGTCCGCGACGGCGACCCCGTCGTCACGACGGAGGGACAGGTCGGGGACTACCCCGTGAACGTCCCCATGGTCGACGTCCACACCATCGGCGCGGGCGGCGGATCCATCGCGTGGGTCGACGAAGGCGGGAGCCTCCGGGTCGGCCCGCGGTCCGCGGGCGCCGACCCCGGCCCCATCTGTTACGGCCGCGGCGGCACCGATCCGACCGTCACCGACGCTCACCTCCTCCTCGGTCGCATCGACCCCGCCTCCTTCTTCGAGGGGAGCGCCGACGAGTCGACGGTCCGCGAGGCGGTGCGGGAGTCGGTGGCCGACCCGCTCGGCCTGAGTGTCGAGGAAGCGGCTCAGGGGATTCTGGACGTTGCCAACGCGAACATGGAACGGGCCCTTCGGGTGGTCTCCGTCGAACGCGGCCACGACCCCCGGGACTTCTCGCTCGTCGCCTACGGCGGCGCGGGACCGCTCCACGCGGCCGAACTCGCCGCCGAACTCGACGTGCCGCGGGTAGTGGTCCCGCGGTCTGCCGGCGTCCTCTCCGCGCTCGGCCTCCTCATCAGCGACGCGGTGTACGAGGAGGGCGTCTCCGCGGTGCGACCGTGGACCGAGGTCGACCCCGCCGACCTGACCGAGCGATTCGAGGGGATGGAAGCCGAGGGCCGCGAACGACTGGAGACGGAGGGTTACCCCGCCGACAGACGGCGATTCGAACGCGCCGTCGACCTGCGATATCGGGGGCAGTCGTTCGACCTCCGGGTGCCGGTACCCGAAGGGCGACTCGACGCGGACACCCTCGATACCGTCGCCGATCGGTTCCACCAGCGCCACGAGCGCCGGTACGGCCACGCCTCGCCGGACGAACCGGTCGAACTCGTGACGGTCCGCCTGCGTTCCCGGGGCGTCGTCGACCCGCCCGCGCTGTCGATGGCGGAGGGCGGCACGACGGACCCGACCCCACGGACGACCCGCCCGGCGACGTTCGGGGGTGAGACGGGCGAGACACCGATCTACGACCGGTCGGCGCTCGGCCCGGGTGCCGAACTGGACGGCCCCGCAGTGATCGAAGGCGTCGAGAGCACGGCCGTCGTCCCGCCGGAGGCGGACGCACACGTCGACGACTTGGGGAACGTGGTGATCGAGCCATGA
- a CDS encoding RAD55 family ATPase: MADRLPTGISVLDRQLDGGIPPGSILLLTADPASQSESLLYEIAAARGTLYVTTVRSEQAVRDAVDRYQGRVDRLTIRDAGDYPPIDNATRLVKDLPESSNLLVDVVDPLEEADPARYRAFLNELQTHMVNTGSIAVLHAMHGHGDPPVNRTLSEHMADVVFDLQTDTDGSQIVNRLAVPKFRGGGALEETIKLKLTDGVTIDTSRDIA; encoded by the coding sequence ATGGCTGACCGTCTCCCGACGGGTATCTCCGTCCTCGACAGGCAGCTCGACGGCGGGATTCCGCCGGGGAGCATCCTGTTGCTGACCGCCGATCCGGCCAGCCAGTCCGAATCCTTGCTGTACGAGATCGCGGCCGCTCGGGGGACGCTGTACGTGACGACCGTCCGGTCGGAACAGGCGGTGCGCGACGCCGTCGACCGGTACCAGGGGCGCGTCGACCGGCTGACGATCCGTGACGCGGGTGATTACCCACCCATCGACAACGCCACCCGCCTCGTGAAGGATCTCCCCGAGAGTTCGAACCTCCTCGTCGACGTCGTCGATCCGCTGGAGGAGGCGGACCCGGCCCGCTATCGGGCGTTCCTCAACGAACTCCAGACGCACATGGTCAACACGGGGTCGATCGCAGTGTTGCACGCCATGCATGGTCACGGCGATCCGCCGGTCAACCGGACGCTCTCCGAGCACATGGCGGACGTGGTGTTCGACCTCCAGACCGACACGGACGGCTCACAGATCGTCAACCGCCTCGCCGTGCCGAAGTTCCGCGGCGGCGGTGCGCTCGAAGAGACGATCAAGCTCAAACTCACCGACGGCGTCACCATCGACACCAGCCGCGACATCGCCTGA
- a CDS encoding SipW-dependent-type signal peptide-containing protein, producing MPDEFELSRRKALAALGTVGAASAGAGLGTSAFFSDQETFENNQLTAGTLDMKVSWEEHYSDWSEDEAEHAHMEDGELVVDDLQGFMDATLQEQFPDKQARKRLNEGTADPCEVLADVPDDLEKPVIELEDVKPGDFGEVTFDFALCDNPGYVWMNGELLSNAENGVTEPEADDPDEQLPGRGELADTIQTTVWYDKNGNNRPWRPTPCVERIGHRQDLLVCKASVDHIPPGCGWFARDEIYVWCEGSNICPIDKGHVYVVHPSGSAICRIEITPLERFCSRPDQPVDVWEWKPDWTDLPCATRTDGPQERCVCEGVIADIPGVDSPSQIDAWDWIDVGDPIWILCVDAPEGPVADPGECVDMECPTVPGGGVWLRNPQEEGGFCLVEIDIVDPVCRLETVHVWEIVDDWNRQPEEVFFSGTLRETMDLFSQGVGIPLDGRPVTDFTEIADGRPTDGTAPTRECYTPAPDRHHVGFEWELPVDHGNEVQSDSVAFDLGFYTEQCRHNDGGGMNDEPVDDAEPSITINDQPAGSPP from the coding sequence ATGCCAGACGAGTTCGAACTGTCGCGGCGGAAGGCGCTCGCGGCGCTGGGGACCGTGGGTGCGGCGTCGGCGGGCGCGGGACTGGGGACGAGTGCCTTCTTCAGCGACCAAGAGACGTTCGAGAACAATCAGTTGACGGCTGGGACGCTCGATATGAAGGTGAGCTGGGAAGAACACTACAGCGACTGGAGCGAGGACGAGGCGGAACACGCCCACATGGAGGACGGCGAGTTGGTCGTCGACGACCTGCAGGGGTTCATGGACGCGACGCTGCAGGAGCAGTTTCCGGACAAGCAGGCTCGAAAGCGCCTCAACGAGGGGACGGCCGATCCCTGTGAGGTGCTGGCGGACGTGCCCGACGACCTCGAGAAACCGGTGATCGAACTGGAAGACGTGAAGCCGGGCGACTTCGGCGAGGTGACGTTCGACTTCGCGCTCTGTGACAATCCGGGGTACGTCTGGATGAACGGCGAGTTACTGTCAAATGCCGAGAACGGTGTAACGGAACCCGAAGCCGACGATCCGGACGAGCAGCTCCCGGGCCGTGGAGAACTGGCCGATACCATTCAGACGACGGTGTGGTACGACAAGAACGGTAACAACAGACCGTGGCGGCCGACACCCTGCGTGGAGCGGATCGGTCACCGACAGGACCTGCTGGTCTGCAAGGCGAGCGTCGACCACATCCCGCCCGGGTGTGGCTGGTTCGCACGAGACGAAATCTACGTGTGGTGTGAGGGATCGAACATTTGTCCCATCGACAAGGGACACGTCTACGTGGTTCACCCGAGCGGGAGTGCGATCTGTCGGATCGAAATCACCCCGCTCGAGCGATTCTGTAGCCGACCGGATCAGCCGGTCGACGTGTGGGAGTGGAAGCCCGACTGGACGGATCTGCCCTGTGCGACGCGGACCGACGGGCCCCAAGAGCGGTGTGTGTGCGAAGGAGTGATCGCCGACATTCCGGGCGTCGATTCGCCGTCACAGATCGACGCCTGGGACTGGATCGACGTGGGCGATCCGATATGGATCCTCTGTGTCGATGCTCCCGAAGGACCGGTGGCCGACCCGGGAGAGTGTGTCGACATGGAGTGTCCGACGGTCCCGGGCGGCGGGGTCTGGTTACGGAATCCCCAAGAAGAAGGGGGATTCTGCCTGGTGGAAATCGACATCGTCGACCCAGTGTGTCGGCTCGAAACCGTTCACGTCTGGGAGATCGTCGACGACTGGAACCGGCAGCCGGAAGAAGTGTTCTTCTCCGGCACGCTCCGCGAGACTATGGACCTGTTCTCGCAGGGTGTCGGCATCCCACTGGACGGTCGGCCGGTCACCGATTTCACCGAAATCGCGGACGGGCGTCCAACCGACGGCACGGCACCGACCCGCGAGTGTTACACTCCGGCACCCGATCGACACCACGTCGGCTTCGAGTGGGAACTCCCGGTGGACCACGGCAACGAGGTGCAGTCCGACTCCGTAGCCTTCGACCTCGGCTTCTACACCGAACAGTGTCGCCACAACGATGGGGGCGGGATGAACGACGAACCGGTCGACGACGCGGAACCGAGCATCACGATCAACGACCAACCCGCGGGGAGTCCACCGTAG
- a CDS encoding YlbF family regulator, translating into MSTTVSQLEELGRELGEEIAETPAYERFEAAKQAVQDDDEAQEMIAKVERLRDEFVAARETGEATQEHVAKLQQAQNELHSMDVMEEYLNAQEALQSQLEAINRAISEPLAVDFGGEAGGCCHD; encoded by the coding sequence ATGAGCACGACGGTCTCACAGCTGGAGGAACTCGGACGGGAACTCGGCGAGGAAATCGCCGAGACGCCGGCGTACGAACGGTTCGAGGCGGCGAAGCAGGCGGTTCAGGACGACGACGAGGCCCAGGAGATGATCGCGAAGGTCGAACGCCTCCGCGACGAGTTCGTCGCCGCCCGCGAGACGGGCGAAGCGACACAGGAACACGTCGCGAAACTCCAGCAGGCCCAGAACGAACTCCACTCGATGGACGTGATGGAGGAGTATCTGAACGCGCAGGAGGCACTCCAGAGCCAGCTCGAAGCGATCAACCGGGCGATTTCGGAACCGCTGGCCGTCGACTTCGGCGGCGAAGCGGGCGGCTGCTGTCACGACTGA
- a CDS encoding methionine adenosyltransferase, translating to MSDRNIRIESVDRRAVEDQEVEIVERKGIGHPDSLCDGIAESVSRALSNLYLDRVGEVLHYNTDETQLAAGNASPAFGGGEVVEPIHVLIVGRATRQYEADDGTSYTLPVDSVALSAARDYLAETVPELDFGTDVVVDVRLGEGSGDLQTVFGEDGAAVPMANDTSFGVGHAPLTETERIVLEAEEYLNGPYADDHPELGPDVKIMGKREGDRIDLTVAAAMIDSYLADMAAYRDAVANVREAVTDLAESYTDRAVSVEVNTADDYDEGSIYLTTTGTSAEQGDDGSVGRGNRSNGLITPNRPMSMEATSGKNPVNHIGKIYNLLSTRIAETVVDEVDGIRDLRVRLLSQIGRPIDQPHVADAFVVTDDGVDLTDIESDIQTIVDRELAAVTDVTRDVIEGDLRTF from the coding sequence ATGAGCGACCGGAACATCCGTATCGAGTCCGTCGACCGGCGCGCGGTCGAGGACCAGGAGGTGGAGATCGTCGAGCGGAAAGGGATCGGACATCCCGACTCCCTCTGTGACGGGATCGCGGAGAGCGTCTCCCGCGCCCTCTCGAATCTCTATCTCGATCGCGTCGGGGAAGTGCTGCACTACAACACGGACGAGACGCAGTTGGCTGCCGGCAACGCCTCCCCCGCCTTTGGCGGCGGCGAGGTGGTCGAGCCGATCCACGTGTTGATCGTCGGGCGCGCCACCCGACAGTACGAGGCCGACGACGGTACCTCGTACACCCTCCCCGTCGACTCGGTGGCGCTCTCGGCCGCCCGCGACTACCTCGCCGAGACCGTCCCCGAACTCGACTTCGGGACGGACGTGGTGGTCGACGTGCGCCTCGGCGAAGGGAGCGGCGACCTCCAGACCGTCTTCGGCGAGGACGGCGCCGCCGTCCCCATGGCCAACGACACGAGTTTCGGCGTCGGCCACGCGCCCCTGACCGAGACGGAACGGATCGTCCTCGAAGCCGAGGAGTACCTCAACGGCCCGTACGCCGACGACCACCCCGAACTCGGTCCCGACGTGAAGATCATGGGCAAACGTGAGGGCGATCGGATCGACCTCACGGTGGCCGCGGCGATGATCGACAGCTACCTCGCCGACATGGCGGCGTACCGCGACGCCGTGGCGAACGTTCGCGAAGCCGTCACCGACCTCGCGGAGTCCTACACCGACCGCGCCGTCTCCGTCGAGGTCAACACCGCCGACGACTACGACGAGGGCTCCATCTACCTCACCACTACCGGCACCAGCGCCGAACAGGGCGACGACGGCTCCGTCGGCCGCGGCAACCGCTCCAACGGCCTCATCACGCCAAACCGACCGATGAGCATGGAGGCCACGAGCGGGAAGAACCCCGTCAACCACATCGGGAAGATCTACAACCTCCTCAGCACGCGCATCGCGGAGACGGTCGTCGACGAGGTGGACGGCATCCGCGACCTCCGGGTGCGCCTCCTCAGCCAGATCGGCCGTCCCATCGACCAGCCACACGTCGCGGACGCCTTCGTCGTCACCGACGACGGCGTCGACCTCACCGACATCGAAAGCGACATCCAGACCATCGTCGACCGCGAACTCGCCGCGGTGACCGACGTGACCCGTGACGTGATCGAGGGCGACCTGCGGACGTTCTGA
- a CDS encoding hydantoinase B/oxoprolinase family protein: MSEIDPVTLEVLRNACVAVAEEMNATLVRTSYSPNIKDRRDCSCALFDVVDEDGTAAAEMISQAENIPVHLGAMPYSVAAAIEAYPPSELQDGDAILLNDPFHGGAHLPDMTLVTPIFVDGELVAIAANRAHHADVGGGRAGSVAADSTEIFQEGIRVPPVKLYDGGGPVEDVFDLLLTNVRTPDERRGDFRAQRAANRTAVERVRDLADRHGLGTLQAATTEIKAYAERRMRAEIDELPDGTVEFEDRLDDDGQGTEDIRIAVAVTVDGDELVVDFEGTSEQVPGAINAPLAVTASATYYAVRCVTDPDVPPNAGTYRPIEIRAPEGTVVNAQPPAAVVGGNLEISQRATDALLGAFGEESPERSVAAAQGTMNSVTFGGTNREGEPFAFYETIGGGYGGRTGADGMDGVHAHMSNTLNTPAEVLETVYPVRVQRYAFRPDTGGAGEFRGGLGLRRDIEVLTDGIAFSLLADRRRYPPYGLAGGVAGAVGEDYLTRADDDPRTIPGKSTHDLDAGDMVSIRTPGGGGFGDPADREPEAVARDLRLGKVSTATVRQVYGLDPTELDD, from the coding sequence ATGAGCGAGATCGACCCCGTCACGCTGGAAGTCCTGCGCAACGCCTGCGTCGCCGTCGCGGAGGAGATGAACGCGACGCTCGTGCGCACGAGTTACTCGCCCAATATCAAGGACCGCCGCGACTGCTCGTGTGCGCTGTTCGACGTGGTGGACGAGGACGGGACGGCCGCGGCCGAGATGATCAGTCAGGCCGAGAACATTCCGGTCCACCTCGGCGCGATGCCGTACTCGGTGGCGGCGGCTATCGAAGCCTACCCGCCCTCCGAACTGCAGGACGGCGACGCCATCCTTCTGAACGACCCCTTCCACGGCGGCGCCCACCTGCCGGACATGACGCTCGTGACGCCGATTTTCGTCGACGGGGAGTTGGTCGCCATCGCGGCCAACCGCGCCCACCACGCGGACGTGGGTGGCGGTCGCGCGGGTAGCGTCGCCGCCGACTCCACGGAGATTTTCCAGGAAGGGATTCGCGTCCCGCCGGTGAAACTGTACGACGGCGGCGGCCCCGTCGAGGACGTGTTCGATCTCCTGCTGACGAACGTGCGGACGCCGGACGAGCGGCGAGGCGACTTCCGCGCCCAGCGAGCGGCCAACCGGACGGCGGTCGAACGGGTGCGGGATCTGGCCGACCGGCACGGCCTCGGCACCCTGCAGGCGGCGACGACGGAGATCAAAGCCTACGCCGAACGCCGGATGCGCGCCGAAATCGACGAGTTACCGGACGGCACCGTCGAGTTCGAGGACCGCCTCGACGACGACGGGCAGGGAACCGAGGACATCCGCATCGCCGTCGCGGTGACCGTCGACGGTGACGAACTCGTCGTCGACTTCGAAGGGACGAGCGAGCAGGTGCCGGGCGCGATCAACGCCCCCCTCGCGGTGACGGCGTCCGCGACGTACTACGCCGTGCGCTGTGTGACCGACCCGGACGTGCCGCCGAACGCGGGGACGTACCGCCCCATCGAGATTCGGGCGCCGGAAGGGACGGTCGTCAACGCCCAACCGCCCGCCGCGGTGGTCGGCGGCAACCTCGAAATCTCCCAGCGTGCGACCGACGCCCTCCTCGGGGCGTTCGGCGAGGAGTCGCCGGAGCGCTCCGTCGCCGCCGCGCAAGGGACGATGAACAGCGTCACCTTCGGCGGGACGAACCGGGAGGGAGAGCCGTTCGCCTTCTACGAGACTATCGGCGGCGGCTACGGAGGCCGAACGGGCGCCGACGGGATGGACGGGGTCCACGCCCACATGAGCAACACGCTCAACACGCCGGCGGAGGTGCTGGAGACGGTCTATCCCGTTCGAGTCCAGCGATACGCGTTCCGGCCCGACACCGGCGGCGCCGGCGAGTTCCGTGGCGGCCTCGGCCTCCGCCGCGACATCGAAGTGCTGACCGATGGCATCGCCTTCAGCCTCCTCGCCGACCGACGGCGATATCCGCCGTACGGTCTCGCAGGCGGCGTCGCTGGCGCGGTGGGCGAGGACTACCTGACGCGGGCCGACGACGACCCCCGAACGATTCCGGGCAAATCCACGCACGACCTCGACGCCGGCGACATGGTGAGTATCCGGACGCCGGGCGGCGGCGGCTTCGGTGACCCGGCCGACCGCGAACCCGAGGCTGTGGCGCGTGATCTGCGACTCGGCAAGGTGTCGACAGCGACCGTCCGGCAGGTGTACGGACTCGATCCGACCGAGCTGGACGACTAG
- a CDS encoding MinD/ParA family ATP-binding protein, producing the protein MLAIAGGKGGVGKTTTALGLSAALDAPVVAADADPDMPDLHALAGVDREPTLAALDGHDIETVVQPHPDESDVTLLPAPPIDTDADAVARSLTRLAASDRRAVVDCPAGAGPDAAAPLRTADATLLVTTLCAPALRDAAKTAAMARTLDAPPCGVVLTRTRSAPDAVVELLGCPVVASVPTADAPILDDDGVRAAYRRLAADLGEDIL; encoded by the coding sequence ATGCTCGCTATCGCCGGCGGCAAGGGCGGCGTGGGAAAGACGACGACGGCGCTCGGGCTGTCCGCGGCGCTCGACGCGCCGGTCGTCGCGGCCGACGCCGACCCGGACATGCCCGACCTGCACGCGCTCGCGGGCGTGGACCGCGAACCGACGCTCGCCGCACTCGACGGCCACGACATCGAGACCGTCGTCCAGCCCCACCCCGACGAGTCGGACGTGACGTTGCTCCCCGCGCCGCCTATCGATACCGATGCCGACGCAGTCGCCCGCTCGCTCACCCGACTGGCTGCCAGCGACCGACGTGCGGTCGTCGACTGTCCTGCCGGGGCCGGTCCGGACGCCGCGGCGCCGCTCCGAACCGCCGACGCGACGCTGCTGGTCACCACGCTCTGTGCGCCGGCCCTCCGCGATGCGGCGAAGACGGCGGCGATGGCCCGCACCCTCGACGCGCCGCCCTGTGGCGTCGTGTTGACGCGCACCCGGTCGGCGCCGGACGCCGTCGTCGAGTTACTCGGCTGCCCGGTGGTGGCCTCGGTACCGACTGCCGACGCCCCGATCCTCGACGACGACGGCGTTCGCGCCGCCTATCGACGGCTCGCCGCCGATCTGGGAGAAGACATATTATGA
- the cyaB gene encoding class IV adenylate cyclase — protein sequence MYEVELKVRADHDAVRDRLSALDADHVGAVTQVDTYYDAPHRDFAETDEALRIRREKSNDETTTRVTYKGPLVERESKTRREVETGVEDGDHLDDILGSLGFTPAAVVEKERDRYTLDGYTVTLDTVSEVGEFVEIERETPESELETVRERAIERLRDLGLDPDAQIRTSYLGLLLDSSE from the coding sequence ATGTACGAAGTCGAGTTGAAGGTCCGAGCGGATCACGACGCCGTTCGGGACCGACTCTCGGCGCTCGACGCCGACCACGTCGGCGCCGTCACACAGGTCGACACCTACTACGACGCTCCGCACCGCGACTTCGCGGAGACGGACGAGGCGCTCCGCATCCGACGTGAGAAGAGCAACGACGAGACGACGACCCGCGTCACCTACAAGGGCCCCCTCGTCGAGCGCGAGTCGAAGACCCGCCGCGAGGTCGAGACGGGCGTCGAGGACGGTGACCACCTCGACGACATCCTCGGTTCGCTCGGCTTCACCCCCGCCGCCGTGGTCGAGAAAGAGCGGGATCGCTACACGCTCGACGGCTACACGGTCACGCTGGATACGGTCTCGGAGGTGGGCGAGTTCGTCGAAATCGAGCGCGAGACCCCCGAATCGGAGCTGGAGACGGTTCGCGAGAGAGCCATCGAGCGCCTGCGTGATCTCGGCCTCGACCCCGACGCGCAGATCCGCACGTCGTATCTCGGTCTCCTGCTGGATTCCTCAGAGTAA